The following are encoded together in the Parabacteroides chongii genome:
- a CDS encoding alpha-L-arabinofuranosidase C-terminal domain-containing protein produces the protein MRRSMKNAIFLFLLSMGVSSLMAQTNEFKIDVQQTGAPIQSTMYGIFFEDINFGADGGLYAELIKNRSFEFENPFGGWVPFGNVTVQTKSPCFDKNPHYVRLSYNKELTGTGLDNEGFKGIGIKAGEKYDFSFYARTVTNGPIKFRINLVNSEHDIYETKEVEINGKDWKKYSVVLTPEATEAHSRLRITMLTQGTADLEHISLFPQKTFNNRPNGMRADLAQALKDLKPGVFRFPGGCIVEGTNLATRYQWKNTVGPVENRPININRWNYTFPHKKFSDYYQSYGLGFFEYFQLSEDLGAEPLPVLNCGLSCQYENDDPKENCPVDKLQPYIDDALDLIEFANGSVTSKWGKLRADMGHPAPFNLKFIAIGNEQWGTLFTERLEPFVKAIRAKYPDINVIGSSGPQAEGEDFDFLWPEMNRMKVDLVDEHFYRSPEWFLNGAKRYDSYDRNGPKVFAGEYACHPNNRENSFLTALAEAAFMTGFERNADVVHICTYAPLFAHVDAWQWRPDLIWFDNLSLVKTPNYYVQQLYGHNVGTNVVPLTMQNEPVTGQNDLYATAAVDKKTNELIIKIANTGIQNRRVKLDLNGLSGGKHKGTVTVLHASDLEVKNTICKPDQIVPVVSEIELEAPAAEVVLRPLSFSVYRIAF, from the coding sequence ATGAGAAGAAGCATGAAAAACGCTATCTTCCTGTTCCTCTTAAGTATGGGGGTAAGTAGTCTGATGGCACAGACTAATGAGTTCAAAATAGACGTGCAGCAAACGGGTGCGCCTATCCAATCCACCATGTACGGTATCTTTTTTGAAGATATCAACTTCGGAGCAGACGGAGGATTGTATGCAGAGCTGATTAAGAACCGTTCTTTTGAGTTTGAAAATCCTTTCGGGGGCTGGGTTCCTTTTGGAAATGTAACGGTACAGACCAAATCCCCCTGTTTTGACAAGAACCCGCATTATGTACGTCTTTCTTATAATAAAGAATTGACCGGTACAGGGCTGGATAACGAAGGTTTTAAAGGCATTGGTATTAAGGCAGGGGAGAAGTATGACTTCTCTTTCTATGCCCGTACGGTAACTAACGGCCCGATCAAGTTTCGTATAAATCTGGTAAATAGCGAGCATGATATTTATGAAACAAAGGAAGTTGAGATAAACGGTAAGGATTGGAAAAAGTATTCCGTAGTCCTGACTCCTGAGGCAACGGAAGCCCATTCCCGTTTACGTATCACGATGCTTACACAGGGAACGGCGGATCTGGAACATATATCTTTATTCCCTCAGAAAACATTCAATAACCGTCCGAACGGTATGCGTGCCGATCTTGCACAGGCATTGAAAGATCTTAAACCGGGTGTATTCCGCTTCCCCGGAGGTTGTATCGTGGAAGGAACGAACCTGGCCACCCGTTATCAGTGGAAAAATACGGTTGGTCCGGTCGAAAACCGTCCGATCAATATCAATCGTTGGAATTATACATTTCCTCATAAGAAGTTCTCCGATTATTATCAGTCTTACGGTTTAGGTTTCTTCGAATATTTCCAGTTGAGTGAGGATCTTGGTGCCGAGCCGCTTCCTGTATTGAACTGCGGTCTTTCCTGTCAGTATGAAAATGATGATCCGAAAGAAAACTGTCCGGTCGATAAATTGCAACCTTATATTGACGATGCCCTTGATCTGATCGAGTTCGCCAACGGTTCTGTAACCTCTAAATGGGGAAAACTGCGTGCCGATATGGGACATCCGGCTCCTTTCAACCTGAAGTTTATTGCTATTGGTAATGAGCAGTGGGGTACTTTGTTTACTGAACGCCTGGAACCTTTTGTAAAGGCTATTCGTGCCAAATATCCGGATATTAACGTTATTGGTAGTTCCGGTCCACAAGCGGAAGGGGAAGATTTCGACTTCTTATGGCCTGAAATGAATCGGATGAAAGTCGATTTGGTCGATGAACATTTTTATCGTTCTCCCGAATGGTTCCTGAATGGTGCCAAACGCTATGATTCATACGATCGTAACGGTCCTAAGGTTTTTGCCGGTGAATATGCCTGTCATCCGAACAATCGCGAGAATAGTTTCCTGACAGCATTGGCTGAGGCTGCTTTTATGACTGGCTTTGAGCGTAATGCTGATGTAGTACATATCTGTACTTATGCACCTCTGTTTGCCCATGTGGATGCCTGGCAGTGGCGTCCGGATTTGATCTGGTTCGATAATCTTTCTTTGGTGAAGACGCCGAATTATTATGTGCAGCAACTTTACGGTCATAATGTCGGTACGAATGTCGTGCCTTTGACTATGCAGAACGAACCGGTTACCGGACAAAATGATCTGTATGCAACAGCAGCAGTCGATAAGAAGACAAATGAGTTGATCATTAAGATCGCCAATACCGGCATTCAAAACAGAAGAGTGAAACTGGATTTAAACGGCCTTTCCGGTGGAAAACATAAAGGTACAGTAACCGTACTTCACGCCTCTGATCTGGAAGTTAAAAATACGATCTGCAAACCGGACCAGATAGTGCCTGTTGTTTCAGAAATCGAACTGGAAGCTCCGGCTGCAGAAGTAGTACTTCGCCCGTTAAGTTTCTCTGTTTATCGCATTGCGTTTTGA
- a CDS encoding ATP-binding protein, whose protein sequence is MAKLYPIGIQNFESLREDGYIYVDKTELVYQLVKTGCYYLLNRPRRFGKSLLISTLEAYFLGKKELFKDLAIEKLEKDWLEYPVLHLDLNAEKFDSPERLDALLSNQLTQWEELYGHGPDETTLSLRFKGVIRRAAKQTGQRVVILIDEYDKPMLQALDNDELQEIYRDTLKAFYGVMKSMDGDIKFAFLTGVTKFGKVSVFSDLNNLDDISMKGPFASICGITENELHEYFDEDIKALASSLSLTNEEACTELKGCYDGYHFVPNSPGMYNPFSLLNTFKYLQFGSYWFETGTPTYLVKLLKHSHYNLYNMAHTETDADVLNGIDSTSVNPIPVIYQSGYLTIKGYDREFGIYRLGFPNREVEEGFMKYLLPFYANTDKVDSSFHIQKFVREIRSGDYDSFFRRLQSLFADTPYELVRDLELHYQNVLFIVFKLIGFYVKAEYHTSEGRIDLVLQTDSFIYLMEFKLNGTADDALRQINEKGYALPFAADPRQLFKIGVNFSAKTRNIEEWKIESK, encoded by the coding sequence ATGGCAAAGCTTTATCCTATCGGTATACAGAATTTTGAGAGTCTTCGTGAGGATGGATATATCTATGTTGATAAAACGGAGCTGGTTTATCAATTAGTGAAAACTGGATGCTATTATTTACTAAATCGCCCACGCCGTTTTGGTAAAAGTTTGCTTATTTCTACCCTGGAAGCTTATTTTCTGGGAAAAAAGGAGTTGTTTAAAGACTTGGCTATCGAAAAGCTGGAAAAAGATTGGTTGGAATATCCTGTACTTCATTTGGATTTGAACGCCGAAAAATTTGACAGTCCTGAGCGTCTGGATGCTTTGTTAAGTAATCAGTTGACTCAGTGGGAAGAACTTTATGGTCATGGACCGGATGAAACGACGCTTTCACTGCGCTTTAAAGGAGTAATTCGCAGAGCAGCCAAGCAGACCGGTCAACGCGTTGTAATCCTGATTGACGAATACGACAAGCCGATGTTGCAGGCATTGGATAATGATGAACTGCAAGAGATATATCGTGATACTTTGAAGGCTTTTTATGGAGTGATGAAGAGCATGGATGGGGATATCAAGTTTGCTTTCCTAACGGGGGTAACTAAGTTCGGGAAAGTAAGTGTGTTCAGTGATCTGAATAATTTGGACGATATTTCGATGAAAGGACCTTTTGCCTCTATTTGTGGTATTACTGAAAATGAATTGCACGAATATTTTGATGAAGATATTAAAGCTCTTGCTTCATCTCTTTCCCTAACAAATGAAGAAGCCTGTACGGAATTAAAAGGATGTTATGACGGTTATCATTTTGTGCCGAATAGTCCTGGTATGTATAATCCTTTCAGTTTGCTTAATACCTTTAAGTATTTACAATTCGGTAGCTATTGGTTTGAAACAGGTACACCAACCTATTTGGTGAAATTGTTAAAGCACTCTCATTATAACCTGTATAACATGGCGCATACGGAAACGGATGCCGATGTTTTGAATGGCATTGACTCCACATCTGTTAATCCAATACCTGTGATTTATCAGAGTGGATATCTTACCATCAAAGGATATGATCGTGAATTTGGTATTTATCGTCTGGGATTTCCTAATCGTGAAGTGGAGGAGGGTTTTATGAAATATCTGCTTCCTTTCTATGCTAATACGGATAAAGTCGATTCTTCTTTCCATATTCAGAAGTTTGTTCGTGAGATACGTTCCGGCGATTATGATTCCTTCTTCCGTCGTTTGCAAAGTCTTTTTGCTGATACTCCTTACGAGTTGGTTCGTGATTTGGAGTTACATTACCAAAATGTCCTGTTTATTGTGTTCAAGTTGATTGGCTTCTATGTAAAAGCAGAATATCATACTTCGGAAGGTCGTATTGACTTGGTATTACAAACGGACAGTTTTATTTACCTGATGGAATTCAAACTGAATGGAACAGCCGATGACGCTCTGCGCCAAATCAATGAGAAAGGTTATGCGCTTCCTTTTGCAGCCGATCCCCGTCAATTATTTAAGATAGGAGTGAATTTCAGTGCAAAGACACGCAATATAGAGGAGTGGAAAATAGAATCTAAATAA
- a CDS encoding CGGC domain-containing protein, whose protein sequence is MKVGIIRCMQTEDYCPGTTDFKVIRERKGAFEGITEDIEIVGFCNCGGCPAKKSLLRARELVKRGADTIAFASCIQKGTPLGYPCPFAKKMKMLIENDLPEGIRFLDYTH, encoded by the coding sequence ATGAAAGTTGGAATTATCAGATGTATGCAGACAGAAGATTACTGTCCGGGTACGACAGATTTTAAGGTGATCAGAGAAAGAAAAGGGGCGTTTGAAGGTATAACAGAAGATATAGAAATTGTCGGTTTCTGCAATTGTGGAGGATGCCCTGCAAAGAAATCTCTACTAAGGGCAAGAGAGCTTGTGAAAAGAGGTGCCGATACTATTGCATTTGCCTCGTGTATTCAGAAAGGTACTCCATTAGGTTACCCATGCCCTTTCGCCAAGAAAATGAAAATGTTAATTGAGAATGATTTACCTGAGGGTATTCGTTTTTTAGATTATACTCATTAG
- a CDS encoding condensin complex protein MksE has translation MDETQMTQKYDFLECEDGAELFSQLVDALKKGAHIQYEGDKKLFLYLEKYIDNLTVYFKRHENITIVPSGSGNDSYYFPLYHPVSRSNYSVERSSLPKEHILIALLLYKAYYIDHNIELTSVKKFVALIRVDMPDLKKHVQRLLVKTKGTKERFTESNDARIDQEVQRAFKNFHKLRWIDLKEDDFTILPAFQRITREFADYINYIDKWLKEE, from the coding sequence ATGGATGAAACGCAAATGACTCAAAAATATGATTTCCTCGAATGTGAAGACGGTGCGGAGCTGTTTTCACAATTGGTCGACGCTCTGAAAAAAGGTGCTCATATACAATATGAAGGAGATAAGAAGCTTTTTCTTTATCTGGAAAAATATATAGATAATCTGACTGTCTATTTCAAACGACATGAGAACATAACTATCGTTCCATCCGGTAGTGGAAACGATAGTTATTATTTCCCACTCTATCACCCTGTATCAAGAAGTAATTATTCTGTTGAACGGTCGTCTTTACCTAAAGAACATATTCTTATTGCCTTATTGCTGTACAAAGCTTATTATATTGATCACAACATAGAATTAACTTCTGTAAAAAAGTTTGTTGCTCTAATACGCGTAGATATGCCTGATCTTAAGAAGCATGTGCAGCGTCTACTGGTAAAGACAAAAGGCACCAAAGAACGTTTTACTGAATCAAATGATGCTCGTATTGATCAAGAAGTACAACGTGCATTCAAGAATTTTCATAAGTTAAGATGGATTGATTTGAAAGAAGATGATTTTACAATCCTCCCTGCATTTCAGCGTATAACGCGGGAATTTGCTGATTATATTAATTATATTGACAAATGGCTTAAAGAAGAATAA